From Streptomyces sp. Edi4, one genomic window encodes:
- a CDS encoding bifunctional glycosyltransferase family 2 protein/CDP-glycerol:glycerophosphate glycerophosphotransferase, producing MPVPDVSVIVIVYNDEDRLPTAVQSVLDQTHRSVEVLIVDDCSKDRSFEVAQELQAANPGRVRAFQLPRNSGGCGAPRNHGISEALGTYVMFLDSDDVLERNACRNMVAAAERTGADLVSGMCVRVHLDSRHGKTTEWYPWIYSATRTLESITEMPDLLVFDTLSTNKCYRRAYLLEQELTFPVGIHYEDLLFSAQAYVAAARITLIPNHVYYWNVTESAAAKSISNRRHEIANFVHRMEIHRRVDDLLDAKGYDDLKFRKDVKFLKHDLVLHLRDLPLLDNAYRHEFAELANSYLATISPDAYAEVTPIQAICAYLLGREDWQNLMPAAEALITPGKVTTPLVEKDGRIYWCAEHLDDPDGARILDVTDAGYHTRPLTKLSLGNRLTSYADDGHGKVRLAGSVVNPLGRVKPGAELHGSLEFRARRTSLQSFHFPLTSLTHAGGTLDWTAQADIARKLRPLGIIDVVWDVWLNLDIDGDTVATRVSAGSIDVNSGHPLRVRPRLTRLVSDRIEPSVSKKGNLSYVLTARGAAAVRAQGLIEEALRSRAAGVAKKSLRKARRAKKDLSSGATKVRVYEEVLSKLPLRKGLVVFESHLGKQFSDSPKAIYDELRRQGVDFEAVWSYEGAKPTGFPKDATLVRRWSYAYLRALAQAEFWIDNQGFPASLAKRPGTTYIQTWHGSALKRMGFDLPQMKLLGRPERERRQRALDRFDHFLVRSEHDVRTLARSFGLREDRLLRIGYPRNDELVKAREAEAARGARERGPLAGELGIDPAKKVLLYAPTFRATPQGAVRAFELPFDVEEFARRFGEEYTLLIRSHYLNQVVLPPSVRGRVIDVSSGYDISPLLVLADALITDYSSLMFDYTLLDRPMVFYAYDYDEYADESRGTYFDLREKAPGPVVTSGAELFSAIEDLKAADTEFAAARERFTAEFAEYDQGTAAERIVAKFFTSGSGK from the coding sequence GTGCCAGTGCCTGACGTCTCCGTGATCGTCATCGTCTACAACGATGAAGATCGACTGCCGACGGCCGTCCAGTCCGTGTTGGATCAGACGCACAGGAGCGTCGAGGTCCTGATCGTCGACGACTGCAGCAAGGACCGCTCCTTCGAGGTCGCGCAGGAGCTCCAGGCCGCCAACCCGGGACGGGTCCGGGCATTCCAGCTGCCGCGAAACAGCGGCGGCTGCGGAGCGCCGCGCAACCACGGTATTTCCGAGGCCCTCGGCACGTACGTGATGTTCCTCGACAGCGACGACGTCCTGGAGCGCAACGCCTGCCGCAACATGGTGGCCGCCGCCGAGCGCACCGGCGCCGACCTGGTCTCGGGCATGTGCGTCCGCGTCCACCTGGACAGCCGGCACGGCAAGACCACCGAGTGGTATCCGTGGATCTACTCCGCGACCCGCACGCTCGAGTCGATCACCGAGATGCCGGACCTGCTGGTCTTCGACACCCTGTCGACGAACAAGTGCTACCGGCGCGCCTACCTGCTCGAACAGGAGCTGACCTTCCCCGTCGGCATCCACTACGAGGACCTGCTGTTCTCCGCGCAGGCCTATGTCGCCGCCGCCCGGATCACCCTGATCCCCAACCACGTCTACTACTGGAACGTCACGGAGAGCGCCGCGGCGAAGTCGATCAGCAACCGGCGCCACGAGATCGCCAACTTCGTGCACCGCATGGAGATCCACCGGCGCGTGGACGACCTGCTCGACGCCAAGGGCTACGACGACCTGAAGTTCCGCAAGGACGTCAAGTTCCTCAAGCACGACCTCGTCCTCCATCTGCGCGATCTGCCGCTGCTCGACAACGCCTACCGGCACGAGTTCGCCGAGCTCGCCAACAGCTATCTGGCGACCATCTCGCCGGACGCCTACGCCGAGGTGACACCCATCCAGGCCATCTGCGCCTACCTCCTGGGCCGCGAGGACTGGCAGAACCTGATGCCGGCCGCCGAGGCCCTGATCACCCCCGGCAAGGTCACCACGCCGCTGGTGGAGAAGGACGGCCGGATCTACTGGTGCGCCGAGCACCTGGACGACCCGGACGGCGCCCGCATCCTGGACGTCACCGACGCCGGCTACCACACCCGCCCGCTGACCAAGCTCTCCCTGGGCAACCGCCTCACCTCCTACGCCGACGACGGGCACGGCAAGGTGCGCCTGGCCGGTTCGGTGGTCAACCCGCTGGGCCGCGTCAAGCCCGGCGCCGAACTGCACGGCTCCCTGGAGTTCCGGGCCCGCCGCACCAGCTTGCAGTCCTTCCACTTCCCGCTCACCTCGCTGACCCACGCGGGGGGGACGCTGGACTGGACGGCGCAGGCGGACATCGCCCGCAAGCTGCGTCCGCTGGGCATCATCGACGTGGTCTGGGACGTCTGGCTCAACCTGGACATCGACGGCGACACGGTCGCCACCCGGGTCTCGGCCGGCAGCATCGACGTGAACTCCGGGCATCCGCTGCGCGTGCGCCCCCGGCTGACCCGCCTGGTCTCCGACCGCATCGAGCCCTCCGTCTCCAAGAAGGGCAACCTGTCCTACGTCCTGACCGCCCGGGGCGCGGCGGCCGTGCGCGCCCAGGGTCTGATCGAGGAGGCGCTGCGCAGCCGGGCGGCGGGCGTCGCCAAGAAGAGCCTGCGCAAGGCCCGCCGGGCCAAGAAGGACCTCAGCTCGGGTGCCACCAAGGTCCGGGTGTACGAGGAGGTGCTGAGCAAACTGCCCCTCCGCAAGGGCCTGGTGGTCTTCGAGAGCCACCTGGGCAAGCAGTTCAGCGACAGCCCCAAGGCCATCTACGACGAACTGCGCCGCCAGGGCGTGGACTTCGAGGCCGTGTGGTCCTACGAGGGCGCCAAGCCCACCGGGTTCCCCAAGGACGCCACGCTGGTACGGCGCTGGAGCTACGCCTATCTCAGGGCGCTGGCGCAGGCGGAGTTCTGGATCGACAACCAGGGCTTCCCCGCCTCCCTCGCCAAACGCCCCGGTACCACCTACATCCAGACCTGGCACGGCAGCGCGCTCAAGCGGATGGGCTTCGACCTGCCGCAGATGAAGCTCCTGGGCCGCCCCGAGCGCGAGCGCCGCCAGCGGGCCCTGGACCGCTTCGACCACTTCCTGGTCCGCTCGGAGCACGATGTGCGCACCCTGGCCCGGAGCTTCGGACTGCGCGAGGACCGGCTGCTGCGCATCGGATATCCGCGCAATGACGAACTGGTCAAGGCCCGCGAGGCGGAAGCCGCCCGGGGCGCCCGCGAGCGCGGCCCGCTCGCCGGGGAACTGGGGATCGACCCGGCCAAGAAGGTCCTGCTGTACGCGCCGACGTTCCGGGCCACCCCCCAGGGCGCGGTCCGCGCCTTCGAACTTCCCTTTGACGTCGAGGAGTTCGCCAGACGCTTCGGCGAGGAGTACACGCTGCTCATCCGCTCGCACTACCTCAACCAGGTCGTGCTGCCGCCCTCGGTGCGCGGCCGGGTCATCGACGTGTCCAGCGGCTACGACATCTCGCCGCTGCTCGTCCTCGCCGACGCCCTGATCACCGACTACTCCTCGCTGATGTTCGACTACACGCTCCTGGACCGCCCGATGGTCTTCTACGCGTACGACTACGACGAGTACGCGGACGAGAGCCGGGGCACCTACTTCGACCTGCGCGAGAAGGCACCGGGCCCGGTCGTGACGAGCGGGGCCGAGCTGTTCTCGGCGATCGAGGACCTGAAGGCGGCCGACACCGAGTTCGCGGCGGCGCGCGAGCGCTTCACCGCCGAGTTCGCCGAGTACGACCAGGGCACCGCGGCCGAGCGCATCGTCGCGAAGTTCTTCACCTCCGGGAGCGGCAAGTGA
- the rpmA gene encoding 50S ribosomal protein L27, with protein MAHKKGASSTRNGRDSNAQRLGVKRFGGQTVNAGEILVRQRGTHFHPGAGVGRGGDDTLFALQAGAVEFGTHRGRKVVNIVPAA; from the coding sequence ATGGCACACAAGAAGGGCGCATCGTCCACTCGGAACGGTCGCGATTCCAACGCTCAGCGGCTCGGCGTCAAGCGCTTCGGCGGTCAGACCGTCAACGCCGGTGAGATCCTGGTCCGCCAGCGCGGCACCCACTTCCACCCGGGCGCGGGCGTCGGTCGCGGTGGCGACGACACCCTCTTCGCGCTCCAGGCCGGTGCGGTGGAGTTCGGCACCCACCGTGGCCGCAAGGTCGTGAACATCGTTCCGGCTGCCTGA
- a CDS encoding glycosyltransferase, with protein MTEQPAKDGGRDIFLVCNAVNELGGVGTWTHQMARLFAARGHLVHVVGITPPSHPFELDQDLPYGTTTLYDVHPPSVPGARGIKGKLNVADRRRRAARAEGMREQADKLTRMFDRARPGAVVIVTQVWAMEWVALADTSALTVIGMTHESFETCRRSSRFARVKRFYGNNGVDRLLALTREDADLWAQQRLDNVDFMPNPLPFFPETPSPRTGKHVVSIGRLHEEKGTDLLLDAWSEVAPLHPGWTLRVYGTGSDEAALRHQCAELGLDGSVEWMGRTDDPAGALREGSVFTLASRGEGFPLSLLEAMATGVPCVAFDVAPGIREIIRDGEDGLLAPPGNTLAFARRLDSLLGDQELRDRLGEAARTNIQRYRTEEIVRRWEDLFAFLER; from the coding sequence GTGACCGAGCAGCCCGCCAAGGACGGCGGCCGTGACATCTTCCTCGTCTGCAACGCCGTCAACGAGCTCGGCGGCGTCGGGACCTGGACGCACCAGATGGCCCGCCTCTTCGCGGCCCGGGGCCATCTGGTGCACGTCGTCGGCATCACCCCGCCCTCGCACCCCTTCGAGCTGGACCAGGACCTGCCGTACGGGACGACGACGCTCTACGACGTCCACCCGCCGTCGGTGCCCGGCGCGCGCGGCATCAAGGGCAAGCTGAACGTGGCCGACCGCCGCCGGCGCGCCGCCCGCGCCGAGGGCATGCGGGAGCAGGCGGACAAGCTCACCCGGATGTTCGACCGGGCCCGGCCCGGCGCGGTCGTCATCGTCACGCAGGTGTGGGCGATGGAGTGGGTGGCGCTCGCCGACACCTCGGCGCTCACCGTCATCGGCATGACGCACGAGTCGTTCGAGACCTGCCGCAGATCCTCCCGCTTCGCACGGGTCAAGCGGTTCTACGGCAACAACGGCGTCGACCGGCTGCTCGCGCTGACCCGCGAGGACGCCGACCTGTGGGCCCAACAGAGGCTCGACAACGTCGACTTCATGCCCAACCCGCTGCCGTTCTTCCCCGAGACGCCGTCGCCGCGCACCGGCAAGCACGTGGTGAGCATCGGCCGCCTGCACGAGGAGAAGGGCACCGATCTCCTGCTCGACGCCTGGTCCGAGGTGGCGCCGCTGCACCCGGGCTGGACGCTGCGTGTGTACGGCACGGGATCGGACGAGGCCGCGCTGCGCCACCAGTGCGCCGAGCTCGGCCTGGACGGCTCGGTGGAGTGGATGGGCCGCACCGACGACCCGGCGGGCGCGCTGCGCGAGGGTTCGGTCTTCACGCTCGCCTCGCGCGGCGAGGGCTTCCCGCTGTCGCTCCTTGAGGCCATGGCGACCGGCGTGCCCTGTGTGGCCTTCGACGTGGCGCCCGGCATCCGGGAGATCATCCGGGACGGCGAGGACGGCCTGCTCGCGCCCCCCGGCAACACGCTGGCCTTCGCGCGCCGCCTCGACAGCCTGCTCGGCGACCAGGAGCTGCGCGACCGCCTCGGCGAGGCGGCCCGGACCAACATCCAGCGCTACCGGACCGAGGAGATCGTCCGGCGCTGGGAGGACCTGTTCGCGTTCCTGGAGCGCTGA
- a CDS encoding glycosyltransferase family A protein — MDPVVTVIVPVHNTLRYLERCLGSVDAQTIGRRRLEVIVVDDGSRDGSGAWLDDWARDRGNARVIHQEASGGAGKPRNVGIGLARGTYLFFLDSDDHLGPDALRRMVAMADREKSDVVYGRIVGVGRGAPVDLRTTSPEVSLYDSPVYWTLAPYKLWRRSLIEEHGLRFAEHRLLNEDVAFAVPAVLRAKKISVVADHDCYFLEGRGDGTNASRQDVDWADQLAFVGGILRTVADLVPAGPERDKLMERHFHGEVLSMFAEPYLARDAEDREAIAAAARVLLDEWSTDRITRALPPRLRLRAHCLRAGLLDELAEIIRADTGATLPPAHLEGDRAYAAYPYFRDERGAIPDSCYDLTSRVRLVQRVDSYAWQGPVLRLSGTARLSEIDDEGRRVGVLLRRQGYTYWVPADIAEDGTYTLFIDIGRAADGEPLPEGTWSMRIVASAGELRREAWLARPEDSRYDAPPGPRLVDRGRAGPVAAAVFHSAAHQHLNLDIGDTRVLLPTTARGAVTRTRLGRVEATARVTVTGWRPGLGEARLLLVSGRRTLTAPTSTEVGADGRVSAVARADGVDPGTWELRLRLIAGGFRRDLVVSDASGAPVRLSVPVPLVRQVRRRAASVLRGH; from the coding sequence ATGGACCCCGTCGTCACCGTGATCGTCCCCGTGCACAACACCCTGCGCTATCTGGAGCGTTGCCTGGGGTCCGTGGACGCGCAGACCATCGGCCGGCGCAGGCTCGAAGTGATCGTGGTCGACGACGGCTCCCGCGACGGCAGCGGCGCCTGGCTGGACGACTGGGCCCGCGACCGGGGCAACGCCCGGGTGATCCACCAGGAGGCCTCCGGCGGCGCGGGCAAGCCGCGCAACGTGGGCATCGGCCTCGCGCGCGGCACCTACCTGTTCTTCCTCGACTCCGACGACCACCTCGGCCCGGACGCGCTGCGGCGGATGGTGGCGATGGCCGACCGGGAGAAGTCCGACGTCGTGTACGGCCGGATCGTGGGCGTGGGCCGGGGCGCCCCGGTGGACCTGCGCACCACCAGCCCCGAGGTCAGCCTCTACGACTCCCCCGTCTACTGGACGCTGGCCCCCTACAAACTGTGGCGCCGCTCGCTGATCGAGGAACACGGGCTGAGGTTCGCCGAGCACCGCCTGCTCAACGAGGACGTGGCCTTCGCCGTCCCCGCGGTGCTGCGCGCCAAGAAGATCTCCGTGGTCGCCGACCACGACTGCTATTTCCTCGAGGGCCGCGGCGACGGGACCAACGCCAGCCGTCAGGACGTCGACTGGGCCGATCAACTCGCCTTCGTGGGCGGCATCCTGCGCACCGTGGCCGATCTGGTGCCGGCCGGCCCCGAGCGGGACAAACTGATGGAGCGTCACTTCCACGGTGAAGTCCTCAGCATGTTCGCCGAGCCCTATCTGGCCCGCGACGCCGAGGACCGCGAGGCCATCGCGGCCGCCGCACGCGTCCTGCTCGACGAGTGGAGCACCGACCGGATCACGCGGGCGCTGCCGCCCCGGCTCAGACTGCGCGCGCACTGTCTGCGGGCCGGCCTCCTGGACGAACTCGCCGAGATCATCCGCGCCGACACCGGAGCCACCCTGCCCCCCGCCCATCTGGAGGGCGACCGCGCTTACGCCGCCTACCCCTACTTCCGCGACGAGCGAGGGGCGATCCCCGACTCCTGCTACGACCTGACCTCCCGCGTCCGGCTCGTCCAGCGGGTCGACTCCTACGCGTGGCAGGGGCCGGTGCTGCGGCTGAGCGGCACGGCCCGGCTCAGCGAGATCGACGACGAGGGCCGGCGCGTCGGCGTGCTGCTGCGCCGCCAGGGCTACACCTACTGGGTGCCCGCCGACATCGCCGAGGACGGCACGTACACGCTCTTTATCGACATCGGCCGGGCCGCCGACGGCGAGCCGCTGCCCGAGGGGACATGGAGCATGCGGATCGTGGCGAGCGCGGGCGAGCTTCGCAGGGAGGCGTGGCTCGCGCGCCCCGAGGACAGCCGGTACGACGCCCCGCCCGGGCCCCGCCTCGTCGATCGCGGCCGGGCGGGGCCCGTCGCGGCCGCCGTCTTCCACTCGGCGGCCCACCAGCACCTCAACCTCGACATCGGCGACACCCGCGTGCTGCTGCCGACCACGGCACGGGGCGCCGTCACCCGCACTCGCCTCGGCCGCGTCGAGGCCACCGCCCGCGTCACCGTGACGGGCTGGCGCCCCGGCCTCGGCGAGGCCCGGCTGCTGCTCGTCTCCGGCCGGCGCACCCTGACCGCGCCCACCTCCACCGAGGTCGGCGCCGACGGCCGCGTCTCGGCGGTGGCCCGCGCCGACGGCGTCGATCCGGGCACCTGGGAGCTGCGGCTGCGCCTGATCGCCGGCGGGTTCCGCCGGGACCTCGTGGTGAGCGACGCCTCGGGCGCGCCGGTGCGGCTGAGCGTTCCGGTCCCGCTGGTGCGCCAGGTGCGCCGCAGGGCGGCCTCGGTACTGCGCGGACACTGA
- the obgE gene encoding GTPase ObgE has translation MTTFVDRVELHVAAGNGGHGCASVHREKFKPLGGPDGGNGGRGGDVTLVVDQSVTTLLEYHHSPHRKATNGQPGAGDNRSGKDGQDLILPVPDGTVVLDKQGNVLADLVGEGTTYIAGQGGRGGLGNAALASARRKAPGFALLGVPGESADIVLELKTVADVALVGYPSAGKSSLISVLSAAKPKIADYPFTTLVPNLGVVTAGSTVYTIADVPGLIPGASQGKGLGLEFLRHVERCSVLVHVLDTATLESDRDPVSDLDIIEEELRQYGGLDDRPRIVVLNKIDIPDGQDLADMIRPELQERGYQVFEVSAVARTGLKELSFALAAIVAEARAAKPKEEATRIVIRPKAVDDAGFTVTYDEANEVYRVRGEKPERWIRQTDFNNDEAVGYLADRLNRLGVEEALMKAGARSGDGVAIGPEENAVVFDWEPTMMAGAEMLGRRGEDHRLEAPRPAAQRRRDRDAERDEADQEFKEFGPF, from the coding sequence ATGACCACCTTCGTGGACCGCGTCGAGCTGCACGTCGCCGCGGGTAACGGAGGCCACGGCTGTGCCTCCGTCCACCGTGAGAAGTTCAAGCCGCTCGGCGGCCCGGACGGCGGCAACGGCGGCCGTGGCGGCGATGTCACCCTGGTCGTCGACCAGTCGGTGACCACGCTCCTCGAATACCACCACTCGCCGCACCGCAAGGCCACCAACGGCCAGCCCGGCGCCGGCGACAACCGCTCGGGCAAGGACGGCCAGGACCTGATCCTGCCCGTGCCCGACGGCACCGTCGTCCTGGACAAGCAGGGCAATGTGCTCGCCGACCTCGTCGGTGAGGGCACCACCTACATCGCGGGCCAGGGCGGCCGCGGCGGCCTCGGCAACGCGGCGCTCGCCTCCGCCCGCCGCAAGGCCCCCGGTTTCGCGCTGCTCGGCGTGCCCGGCGAGTCGGCCGACATCGTCCTGGAGCTCAAGACCGTCGCCGACGTGGCCCTCGTGGGCTACCCGAGCGCCGGCAAGTCCTCGCTGATCTCGGTGCTCTCCGCGGCCAAGCCGAAGATCGCGGACTACCCGTTCACGACGCTCGTCCCCAACCTGGGCGTGGTGACGGCCGGCTCGACCGTCTACACCATCGCGGACGTCCCCGGTCTGATCCCGGGAGCCAGCCAGGGCAAGGGCCTCGGCCTGGAATTCCTGCGGCACGTCGAGCGCTGCTCGGTCCTCGTGCACGTCCTGGACACCGCGACGCTCGAATCCGACCGCGACCCGGTCTCCGACCTCGACATCATCGAGGAGGAGCTGCGCCAGTACGGCGGGCTCGACGACCGGCCCCGCATCGTGGTCCTCAACAAGATCGACATCCCGGACGGCCAGGACCTCGCCGACATGATCCGGCCGGAACTCCAAGAGCGCGGCTACCAGGTCTTCGAGGTGTCCGCCGTGGCCCGCACGGGCCTGAAGGAGCTGTCCTTCGCGCTCGCCGCGATCGTCGCCGAGGCGCGCGCCGCCAAGCCGAAGGAGGAGGCGACGCGCATCGTCATCCGCCCCAAGGCCGTCGACGACGCGGGCTTCACCGTCACCTACGACGAGGCGAACGAGGTCTACCGGGTGCGCGGCGAGAAGCCCGAGCGCTGGATCCGCCAGACCGACTTCAACAACGACGAGGCCGTCGGCTACCTCGCTGACCGGCTCAACCGCCTCGGCGTCGAGGAGGCGTTGATGAAGGCAGGCGCCCGTTCGGGTGACGGTGTGGCCATCGGCCCCGAGGAGAACGCGGTCGTCTTCGACTGGGAGCCCACCATGATGGCGGGCGCCGAAATGCTCGGCCGCCGAGGCGAGGACCACCGCCTCGAAGCCCCCCGGCCTGCCGCGCAGCGCCGCCGGGACCGCGACGCCGAGCGTGACGAAGCCGACCAGGAATTCAAGGAATTCGGACCGTTCTAA
- the galE gene encoding UDP-glucose 4-epimerase GalE: MTFLITGGAGYIGSHVVRAMTSAGERVVVLDDLSTGDAARLPQDVPLVVGSVLDRELVDRALAEHAITGVVHLAGKKQVGESVEIPLHYYRENVFGLTVLLEAVAAAGVRTFLFSSSASVYGMPDVDLVTEDTPCLPMSPYGETKLAGEWLVRAAGKAHNISTGCLRYFNVAGAAAPELADTGIFNLVPMVFEKLEDGQPPRIFGDDYATPDGTCVRDYIHVEDLADAHLAAARKLAEASGGAVDLTVNIGRGEGVSVREMVGLINEITGRGIAPEVHPRRAGDPARVVASADRIAAELGWKARHDVRAMISSAWAGWRHHRDG; this comes from the coding sequence ATGACTTTTCTGATCACTGGCGGCGCCGGATACATCGGGTCCCACGTAGTGCGGGCCATGACGTCGGCGGGGGAGCGGGTCGTCGTCCTGGACGACCTCTCCACCGGCGACGCGGCCCGGCTGCCGCAGGACGTGCCTTTGGTGGTCGGCTCCGTCCTGGACCGTGAACTCGTCGACCGCGCCCTGGCCGAGCACGCCATCACCGGCGTGGTGCACCTCGCGGGCAAGAAGCAGGTCGGCGAGTCGGTCGAGATCCCGCTGCACTACTACCGCGAGAACGTCTTCGGTCTGACCGTGCTCCTCGAAGCGGTGGCCGCGGCGGGCGTGCGCACCTTCCTGTTCTCGTCGTCCGCGTCCGTGTACGGCATGCCCGACGTCGACCTCGTCACCGAGGACACCCCGTGCCTGCCGATGAGCCCCTACGGCGAGACCAAGCTCGCCGGTGAGTGGCTGGTGCGCGCCGCGGGGAAGGCGCACAACATCTCCACGGGCTGCCTGCGCTACTTCAACGTGGCGGGCGCCGCCGCCCCCGAACTCGCCGACACCGGCATCTTCAACCTCGTACCGATGGTGTTCGAGAAGCTGGAGGACGGGCAGCCGCCGCGCATCTTCGGCGACGACTACGCCACCCCCGACGGCACGTGCGTGCGCGACTACATCCACGTCGAGGACCTGGCCGACGCCCACCTCGCCGCCGCCCGCAAGCTCGCCGAGGCCTCCGGCGGGGCCGTGGACCTGACCGTCAACATCGGCCGTGGCGAAGGCGTTTCGGTACGCGAGATGGTCGGCCTGATCAACGAGATCACCGGGCGCGGCATCGCCCCCGAGGTCCACCCGCGCCGCGCGGGCGACCCGGCGCGTGTGGTGGCCTCCGCCGACCGCATCGCCGCCGAGCTCGGCTGGAAGGCCCGCCACGACGTGCGCGCGATGATCTCCTCGGCGTGGGCGGGCTGGCGCCACCACCGCGACGGCTGA
- a CDS encoding glycosyltransferase family 2 protein: protein MTQSPPTSDGPRGVSVVVIAYNDAELVAEAVRSALAQGPDVFEVVAVDDCSHDATPAVLERLAAVEPRVKVVRRTENSGGCGTPRNDGIAAATGRYVMFLDSDDVLPPGAVPALVGAAEESGAEVAVGRVVRRELPERQDVRWQPGLYREAAVHESPEAAPELLHDTLCVNKLYRRDFLTGHQLTFPDGKFVYEDFVFTARVYAAAPRVAIVPRLVYVWHVRRAASHVSISLARQDIGNWQSRIAAHVRAVETFRGADRKALAAACRTKFIDYDLCLYLRELRVRDVGYRADWWRLTRAYLTGFDPAELAAATAPARWSAQVVLACESPRDLDRLAQLAADPARLIPPYATADGGPVWAKDLARVPLDGLEAMPAERLPVTVDATFQAGRRSLLKLRVHELYGRLTASGAPARADVEFVPRDGDRGVLTITAPLRAAEGGWSGQVLVPLTRLAAAGGRGTQIWDLRVALSGAAPGGPCTSLRARPSGLRRTVVPARGYGVLLVQPYRTSSGSLAVRLAPGLQGALGVVGGKLRRLARAARSRRR, encoded by the coding sequence GTGACCCAGAGCCCCCCCACTTCGGACGGCCCTCGTGGCGTCAGTGTCGTCGTCATCGCCTACAACGACGCCGAGCTGGTCGCCGAGGCCGTCCGCTCGGCCCTCGCCCAGGGTCCGGACGTCTTTGAGGTCGTGGCCGTGGACGACTGCTCCCACGACGCCACCCCCGCCGTCCTGGAGCGTCTGGCCGCCGTCGAACCCCGGGTCAAGGTGGTGCGCCGCACCGAGAACAGCGGCGGCTGCGGAACCCCCCGCAACGACGGGATCGCCGCGGCCACCGGCAGGTACGTGATGTTCCTCGACAGCGACGACGTGCTGCCCCCCGGCGCCGTGCCGGCCCTGGTGGGCGCGGCCGAGGAGAGCGGCGCTGAGGTCGCCGTGGGCCGGGTCGTGCGCCGCGAGCTGCCCGAGCGCCAAGACGTGCGCTGGCAGCCCGGTCTGTACCGGGAAGCGGCGGTGCACGAGTCGCCCGAGGCGGCCCCCGAACTCCTGCACGACACCCTGTGCGTCAACAAGCTCTACCGTCGCGATTTCCTGACGGGTCATCAACTGACGTTCCCCGACGGCAAGTTCGTGTACGAGGACTTCGTCTTCACGGCCCGCGTGTACGCCGCCGCACCCCGCGTCGCCATCGTGCCCCGGCTCGTGTACGTCTGGCATGTGCGCCGCGCCGCCAGCCATGTCTCCATCTCGCTCGCGCGCCAGGACATCGGCAATTGGCAGTCGAGGATCGCCGCCCACGTCCGCGCCGTCGAGACCTTCCGGGGCGCCGACCGCAAGGCGCTCGCCGCCGCCTGCCGCACCAAGTTCATCGACTACGACCTCTGTCTGTACCTGCGCGAACTGCGGGTGCGCGACGTCGGCTACCGGGCGGACTGGTGGCGGCTGACCCGCGCCTATCTCACCGGCTTCGATCCCGCCGAGCTCGCCGCCGCGACGGCGCCTGCCCGCTGGAGCGCCCAGGTGGTGCTCGCCTGCGAGAGCCCCCGCGATCTCGACCGGCTCGCGCAGCTCGCCGCCGACCCGGCCCGCCTCATCCCGCCGTACGCCACCGCCGATGGCGGCCCGGTGTGGGCCAAGGACCTCGCGCGGGTGCCGCTCGACGGTCTTGAGGCGATGCCCGCCGAGCGGCTGCCGGTCACCGTGGACGCGACGTTCCAGGCAGGCCGGCGCAGCCTGCTCAAGCTGCGGGTGCACGAACTGTACGGACGGCTCACCGCGAGCGGCGCCCCCGCGCGCGCCGACGTCGAGTTCGTGCCGCGTGACGGCGACCGCGGCGTCCTGACCATCACCGCGCCGCTGCGCGCGGCCGAGGGCGGCTGGTCCGGGCAGGTCCTGGTGCCGCTGACCCGGCTGGCCGCGGCGGGCGGGCGCGGCACCCAGATCTGGGATCTGCGGGTCGCTCTGAGCGGCGCCGCGCCGGGCGGCCCGTGCACCTCGCTGCGGGCCCGGCCCTCGGGTCTGCGGCGCACGGTCGTTCCCGCCAGAGGGTACGGTGTTCTGCTGGTGCAGCCGTACCGCACATCGAGCGGATCGCTCGCGGTGCGGCTCGCGCCCGGATTGCAGGGGGCTCTCGGAGTGGTCGGCGGGAAGCTGCGCAGACTCGCCCGGGCGGCCCGTTCAAGGCGACGATGA
- the rplU gene encoding 50S ribosomal protein L21 — translation MYAIVRSGGRQHKVAVGDIVEVDKISTAKVGDTVELSTLLVVDGDAVTSDPWVLAGIKVTAEIVDHHKGAKIDILRYKNKTGYRRRQGHRQQYTAIKVTGIPTAAK, via the coding sequence GTGTACGCCATCGTGCGCAGCGGTGGTCGCCAGCACAAGGTTGCTGTCGGCGACATCGTTGAGGTTGACAAGATTTCCACTGCCAAGGTTGGCGACACGGTCGAGCTCTCGACCCTGCTCGTTGTCGACGGCGACGCTGTGACCAGCGACCCGTGGGTGCTGGCCGGCATCAAGGTCACCGCCGAGATCGTGGACCACCACAAGGGTGCCAAGATCGACATCCTTCGGTACAAGAACAAGACCGGTTACCGCCGTCGCCAGGGCCACCGCCAGCAGTACACGGCGATCAAGGTCACCGGCATCCCCACGGCTGCGAAGTAA